One genomic segment of Diceros bicornis minor isolate mBicDic1 chromosome 13, mDicBic1.mat.cur, whole genome shotgun sequence includes these proteins:
- the TARDBP gene encoding TAR DNA-binding protein 43 gives MSEYIRVTEDENDEPIEIPSEDDGTVLLSTVTAQFPGACGLRYRNPVSQCMRGVRLVEGILHAPDAGWGNLVYVVNYPKDNKRKMDETDASSAVKVKRAVQKTSDLIVLGLPWKTTEQDLKEYFSTFGEVLMVQVKKDIKTGHSKGFGFVRFTEYETQVKVMSQRHMIDGRWCDCKLPNSKQSPDEPLRSRKVFVGRCTEDMTADELRQFFCQYGEVVDVFIPKPFRAFAFVTFADDQVAQSLCGEDLIIKGISVHISNAEPKHNSNRQLERSGRFGGNPGGFGNQGGFGNSRGGGAGLGNNQGSNMGGGMNFGAFSINPAMMAAAQAALQSSWGMMGMLASQQNQSGPSGNNQSQGNMQREPNQAFGSGNNSYSGSNSGAAIGWGSASNAGSGSGFNGGFGSSMDSKSSGWGM, from the exons atgtcTGAATATATTCGGGTAACCGAAGATGAGAATGACGAGCCCATTGAAATACCATCAGAAGACGATGGGACAGTGCTGCTGTCCACGGTGACAGCCCAGTTTCCGGGAGCATGTGGGCTGCGCTACAGGAACCCAGTGTCTCAATGTATGAGAGGTGTCCGGCTGGTGGAAGGAATTCTGCATGCCCCTGATGCTGGCTGGGGAAATCTGGTATACGTTGTCAATTATCCCAAAG ataacaaaagaaaaatggatgagacagatgcttcATCAGCAGTGAAAGTGAAAAGAGCAGTCCAGAAAACCTCTGATTTAATAGTGTTGGGTCTCCCGTGGAAAACAACTGAACAGGATCTAAAAGAATATTTTAGTACCTTTGGAGAAGTTCTTATGGTTCAG gtcaagAAAGATATTAAAACTGGTCATTCAAAAGGGTTTGGCTTTGTTCGTTTTACGGAATATGAAACTCAGGTGAAAGTAATGTCACAGCGACATATGATAGATGGACGATGGTGTGACTGTAAACTTCCTAATTCTAAG CAAAGCCCAGATGAACCTTTGAGAAGCAGGAAGGTGTTTGTTGGGCGTTGTACGGAGGACATGACTGCTGATGAGCTGCGGCAGTTCTTTTGCCAGTATGGAGAAGTGGTAGATGTCTTCATCCCCAAACCATTCAGGGCTTTTGCCTTTGTTACCTTTGCAGATGATCAG GTTGCCCAGTCTCTTTGTGGAGAGGACTTGATCATTAAAGGAATCAGCGTACATATATCCAATGCTGAACCTAAGCACAATAGCAATAGACAGTTAGAAAGAAGTGGAAGATTTGGTGGTAATCCAGGTGGCTTTGGGAATCAGGGTGGATTTGGTAACAGTAGAGGGGGTGGAGCTGGTTTGGGAAACAATCAAGGTAGTAATATGGGTGGAGGGATGAACTTTGGCGCTTTTAGTATAAATCCAGCCATGATGGCTGCAGCCCAGGCAGCCCTGCAGAGCAGCTGGGGTATGATGGGCATGTTAGCCAGTCAGCAGAACCAGTCAGGTCCATCAGGTAATAACCAAAGCCAAGGCAACATGCAGAGGGAGCCAAATCAGGCCTTTGGTTCTGGAAATAACTCTTACAGTGGTTCTAATTCAGGTGCAGCAATTGGTTGGGGATCAGCATCAAATGCAGGGTCAGGCAGTGGTTTTAATGGAGGCTTTGGCTCAAGCATGGATTCTAAATCTTCCGGCTGGGGAATGTAG